One window of Papaver somniferum cultivar HN1 chromosome 9, ASM357369v1, whole genome shotgun sequence genomic DNA carries:
- the LOC113310230 gene encoding uncharacterized protein LOC113310230, producing the protein MVMDSWWFRNIWKSSGKEPEKLVIGVLTFEIASLMSKVVQLWHSLNDKQVVRLREDLMNSAGVRKLISDDDEYLVQLACAEIIENLGFLARSVARLGKKCSEPIWQRLDNVFDDLVKNDVGNFEWEFTWKKMDRKVKKMGRFIALSSNLYQELEVLTELEQSLRRMRNSDDPNAGTVLEFQHKVVWQRQEVKNLREMSLWNKTYDYVVRLLARSLFTIFGRIKHVFGIQQTAAIGGTYDLGAAKTNPLPRSHSVSVYPSENNLTRFSSGPLGRSATKSGPLGRSITKAGPISSTYITNMQRRMGDHSSNLRGKHLRSKTKRLPPVGPFKGCMMGGDDTPVLQSCTPIINGSPMSSGARSGILNGTSAEPALQSNTLHSNLIFFNFKCRRLNPPPSTLGGSALALHYANVIIIIEKLVASPHLIGPDARDDLYYMLPTSIRAALRARLKSYVKSVASSVYDTDLAHEWSEALSRILDWLGPLAHNMIRWQSERTFEQQHMVSRTNVLSVQTLYFADLEKTEGAITELLVGLNYLWRLGRELDAKALIECASTGAYDDYLEAKG; encoded by the coding sequence ATGGTTATGGACTCATGGTGGTTTCGTAATATATGGAAATCATCTGGGAAGGAACCTGAGAAATTGGTGATTGGAGTTTTAACGTTTGAAATTGCGAGTTTGATGTCCAAGGTAGTTCAGCTATGGCATAGCCTTAATGATAAACAGGTAGTTAGGTTAAGAGAAGATTTGATGAATTCAGCCGGTGTAAGGAAGCTTATTTCAGATGATGATGAATACCTTGTACAGTTAGCATGTGCAGAGATAATTGAAAACTTAGGATTTTTAGCGAGATCTGTAGCTAGGCTTGGGAAAAAGTGCAGTGAACCCATATGGCAAAGATTAGATAACGTTTTTGATGATCTTGTTAAGAATGATGTAGGCAATTTTGAGTGGGAATTCACATGGAAGAAGATGGATAGGAAAGTTAAGAAAATGGGGAGATTCATTGCTCTTAGCTCGAATTTGTACCAAGAACTTGAAGTTCTTACGGAGCTTGAACAATCTCTTAGAAGAATGCGAAACAGTGATGACCCTAATGCTGGGACTGTTCTCGAGTTCCAGCATAAAGTTGTTTGGCAGAGGCAGGAGGTCAAGAATTTACGTGAGATGTCTTTGTGGAACAAGACGTATGACTATGTCGTCCGTCTTCTAGCTAGGTCACTGTTTACCATTTTCGGGAGGATCAAACATGTGTTTGGAATACAGCAGACAGCTGCTATAGGGGGAACCTATGATTTGGGAGCTGCAAAAACTAATCCTTTGCCCCGTAGTCACTCTGTTTCAGTGTATCCATCTGAGAATAACTTAACTAGGTTCTCTTCAGGTCCTCTTGGTAGGTCAGCCACGAAATCTGGGCCTCTTGGTAGATCAATTACCAAAGCAGGACCAATCTCTAGTACATATATAACAAATATGCAAAGGCGGATGGGTGATCATTCCTCAAACCTTCGTGGGAAGCATTTGcgttcaaaaaccaaaagattgCCTCCTGTGGGACCTTTCAAAGGGTGCATGATGGGTGGAGATGATACTCCTGTATTGCAGAGTTGCACACCAATAATCAACGGGTCACCTATGTCAAGTGGTGCTCGTTCTGGAATTCTGAACGGGACATCAGCTGAACCTGCTCTCCAAAGTAATACACTTCATTCTAACCTAATCTTTTTTAATTTCAAGTGCAGACGGTTGAATCCTCCTCCTTCAACTCTTGGTGGTTCTGCTCTAGCTCTTCATTATGCGAATGTTATAATTATCATCGAGAAGCTTGTCGCATCTCCTCACTTGATTGGTCCTGATGCGAGGGATGACCTTTATTATATGTTGCCCACAAGTATAAGAGCAGCTTTAAGAGCAAGACTCAAGTCTTACGTGAAGAGTGTGGCTTCATCTGTTTATGATACCGATCTTGCACATGAATGGAGTGAAGCATTGTCAAGGATACTAGATTGGTTGGGTCCACTTGCTCATAACATGATAAGGTGGCAATCCGAACGAACTTTTGAGCAGCAGCACATGGTTTCACGGACAAATGTGTTGTCGGTGCAGACCCTATATTTTGCAGATTTGGAAAAGACAGAAGGTGCAATTACAGAGCTTCTAGTGGGTCTAAATTACCTGTGGAGACTTGGTAGAGAGCTTGATGCAAAAGCGTTAATCGAGTGTGCTAGTACTGGAGCATATGATGATTATTTGGAGGCCAAAGGATAA